One stretch of Chroicocephalus ridibundus unplaced genomic scaffold, bChrRid1.1 SCAFFOLD_92, whole genome shotgun sequence DNA includes these proteins:
- the LOC134509594 gene encoding guanylate-binding protein 1-like isoform X1 yields the protein MSSEIHMSEPVCLIENTRTKGLVVQQEALQVLSGITQPVVVVAITGLYRTGKSYLMNRLACQRKGFSLGSGVQSHTRGIWMWCVPHPCKPGHTLVLLDTEGLGDVEKGDMKNDMWIFVLTVLLSSTLIYNSKGTIDQQAVDQLHYVMKLTEQVKLKAAPEQSEDELEDSENVAPIFPTFVWTVRDFTLQLEVDGKEISEDEYLENALKLKAGSSPETQRYNQPRECICRFFRDRKCFVFYQPAHRRDLVRLEELPDDEIDCEFQQQVEKFCSHIWEKSPPKTIPCGRTITGTLLGKLAESYVETIRSGAVPCLESAVLALAKTVNAAAVKEAVTLYQDLMERRVKLPTETVQELLDLHTQCEQETLELFQKQAFEEEICSFLADLTCQVEAIKDKFCRDNEQASREKCEAALRDLFQDLDRKITDGVYNVPGGHQLFEGDQQALLEKYGELPGKGVMADAVLQEFLQRREALDKNILNIDLALEKKDKELKDVQQQYERAQQEWDARWKQEAEDKQKLQDKLHSTEEEVARLRKKLEDQPKKRREEHPKTSKCKSKEESGCSSGDFGGKGGPFGPGPGPFGGKGGPFGPGPGPFADKGGPFGPGPGPFGGIGGGFGGSGGPFGRGPGPFGGIGGGFGQNQGYGNNTFNWKDLVVPVASFLACVAIAVLRMKL from the exons ATGTCATCTGAAATCCACATGTCGGAGCCCGTGTGCCTCATTGAGAACACGCGGACGAAGGGGCTGGTGGTCCAGCAGGAGGCCCTGCAGGTGCTGTCAGGGATCACCCAgcccgtggtggtggtggccatcacAGGGCTGTACCGCACTGGCAAGTCCTACCTCATGAACAGGCTGGCTTGTCAGAGGAAAG GTTTCTCCTTGGGCAGTGGTGTGCAGTCCCACACCAGAGGTATCTGGATGTGGTGTGTACCTCACCCGTGCAAGCCTGGACACACTCTGGTGCTGCTGGACACGGAAGGGCTGGGTGATGTGGAGAAG GGTGACATGAAGAACGACATGTGGATCTTTGTGCTAAcggtgctgctctccagcacccTGATCTACAACAGCAAAGGCACCATTGACCAGCAAGCCGTGGACCAGCTGCA CTATGTGATGAAGCTGACTGAGCAGGTCAAGTTGAAAGCAGCACCCGAGCAGAGCGAAGATGAACTGGAGGATTCAGAAAACGTTGCCCCCATCTTCCCGACTTTTGTGTGGACGGTCCGGGACTTCAcactgcagctggaggtggaTGGGAAGGAAATCTCTGAGGACGAATACTTGGAGAATGCACTCAAGTTAAAGGCTG GGAGCAGCCCAGAGACCCAACGCTACAACCAGCCCCGGGAATGCATCTGCCGGTTCTTTCGGGATCGcaagtgctttgttttttacCAGCCGGCCCACAGGAGGGACCTGGTTCGCTTGGAGGAGCTTCCGGACGATGAGATCGATTGTGAATTCCAGCAGCAGGTGGAGAAATTCTGCAGCCACATCTGGGAAAAGTCTCCGCCTAAGACCATCCCTTGCGGCCGCACCATAACAGGGACCC tgctggggaaaCTGGCAGAGAGCTACGTGGAGACCATCCGGAGCGGGGCAGTGCCGTGCCTGGAGAGCGCGGTGCTCGCCCTGGCAAAGACTGTAAATGCAGCGGCAGTGAAAGAGGCTGTGACGTTGTACCAGGACCTGATGGAGCGGCGGGTGAAGCTGCCGACGGAGACGGTTCAGGAGCTACTGGATCTGCACACCCAGTGCGAGCAGGAGACGCTGGAGCTGTTCCAGAAACAGGCGTTCGAGGAGGAGATCTGCTCTTTCCTGGCAGATCTTACA TGCCAGGTGGAGGCAATCAAGGACAAGTTCTGCAGGGACAACGAGCAGGCGTCCCGTGAGAAGTGCGAGGCCGCGCTCAGGGACCTCTTCCAGGACTTGGACAGAAAAATCACCGATGGTGTCTACAATGTGCCGGGGGGTCACCAGCTGTTCGAAGGAGACCAGCAGGCGCTGTTGGAGAAATATGGGGAACTGCCTGGCAAGGGGGTGATG GCTGATGCCGTCCTGCAGGAGTTCCTCCAACGCAGAGAGGCTCTGGACAAGAACATCCTCAACATAGACCTCGCCCTGGAAAAGAAGGACAAGGAGCTGAAAG ATGTGCAACAGCAGTATGAGAGAGCTCAGCAGGAGTGGGATGCCCGGTGGAAGCAGGAGGCTGAAGacaagcagaagctgcaggacaAGTTGCACAGCACCGAAGAAGAGGTGGCTCGTCTGAGAAAGAAGCTGGAGGATCAGCCTAAGAAGCGGCGGGAGGAGCACCCGAAGACCAGCAAATGTAAATCGAAG GAAGAGAGCGGCTGTTCCAGTGGTGACTTCGGTGGTAAAGGAGGCCCCTTTGGACCGGGTCCGGGACCCTTTGGTGGTAAAGGAGGCCCTTTTGGACCGGGTCCGGGACCCTTTGCTGATAAAGGAGGCCCCTTTGGACCGGGTCCGGGACCCTTTGGTGGTATAGGCGGTGGCTTCGGTGGGAGTGGTGGCCCCTTTGGACGGGGTCCGGGACCCTTTGGTGGTATAGGCGGCGGCTTTGGACAGAACCAGGGATATGGCAATAATACCTTCAACTGGAAGGACTTAGTGGTACCAGTAGCATCATTTTTGGCTTGTGTGGCAATTGCGGTATTACGCATGAAGTTATga
- the LOC134509594 gene encoding guanylate-binding protein 1-like isoform X3: MSSEIHMSEPVCLIENTRTKGLVVQQEALQVLSGITQPVVVVAITGLYRTGKSYLMNRLACQRKGFSLGSGVQSHTRGIWMWCVPHPCKPGHTLVLLDTEGLGDVEKGDMKNDMWIFVLTVLLSSTLIYNSKGTIDQQAVDQLHYVMKLTEQVKLKAAPEQSEDELEDSENVAPIFPTFVWTVRDFTLQLEVDGKEISEDEYLENALKLKAGSSPETQRYNQPRECICRFFRDRKCFVFYQPAHRRDLVRLEELPDDEIDCEFQQQVEKFCSHIWEKSPPKTIPCGRTITGTLLGKLAESYVETIRSGAVPCLESAVLALAKTVNAAAVKEAVTLYQDLMERRVKLPTETVQELLDLHTQCEQETLELFQKQAFEEEICSFLADLTCQVEAIKDKFCRDNEQASREKCEAALRDLFQDLDRKITDGVYNVPGGHQLFEGDQQALLEKYGELPGKGVMADAVLQEFLQRREALDKNILNIDLALEKKDKELKDVQQQYERAQQEWDARWKQEAEDKQKLQDKLHSTEEEVARLRKKLEDQPKKRREEHPKTSKCKSKEESGCSSGDFGGKGGPFGPGPGPFGGIGGGFGGSGGPFGRGPGPFGGIGGGFGQNQGYGNNTFNWKDLVVPVASFLACVAIAVLRMKL; the protein is encoded by the exons ATGTCATCTGAAATCCACATGTCGGAGCCCGTGTGCCTCATTGAGAACACGCGGACGAAGGGGCTGGTGGTCCAGCAGGAGGCCCTGCAGGTGCTGTCAGGGATCACCCAgcccgtggtggtggtggccatcacAGGGCTGTACCGCACTGGCAAGTCCTACCTCATGAACAGGCTGGCTTGTCAGAGGAAAG GTTTCTCCTTGGGCAGTGGTGTGCAGTCCCACACCAGAGGTATCTGGATGTGGTGTGTACCTCACCCGTGCAAGCCTGGACACACTCTGGTGCTGCTGGACACGGAAGGGCTGGGTGATGTGGAGAAG GGTGACATGAAGAACGACATGTGGATCTTTGTGCTAAcggtgctgctctccagcacccTGATCTACAACAGCAAAGGCACCATTGACCAGCAAGCCGTGGACCAGCTGCA CTATGTGATGAAGCTGACTGAGCAGGTCAAGTTGAAAGCAGCACCCGAGCAGAGCGAAGATGAACTGGAGGATTCAGAAAACGTTGCCCCCATCTTCCCGACTTTTGTGTGGACGGTCCGGGACTTCAcactgcagctggaggtggaTGGGAAGGAAATCTCTGAGGACGAATACTTGGAGAATGCACTCAAGTTAAAGGCTG GGAGCAGCCCAGAGACCCAACGCTACAACCAGCCCCGGGAATGCATCTGCCGGTTCTTTCGGGATCGcaagtgctttgttttttacCAGCCGGCCCACAGGAGGGACCTGGTTCGCTTGGAGGAGCTTCCGGACGATGAGATCGATTGTGAATTCCAGCAGCAGGTGGAGAAATTCTGCAGCCACATCTGGGAAAAGTCTCCGCCTAAGACCATCCCTTGCGGCCGCACCATAACAGGGACCC tgctggggaaaCTGGCAGAGAGCTACGTGGAGACCATCCGGAGCGGGGCAGTGCCGTGCCTGGAGAGCGCGGTGCTCGCCCTGGCAAAGACTGTAAATGCAGCGGCAGTGAAAGAGGCTGTGACGTTGTACCAGGACCTGATGGAGCGGCGGGTGAAGCTGCCGACGGAGACGGTTCAGGAGCTACTGGATCTGCACACCCAGTGCGAGCAGGAGACGCTGGAGCTGTTCCAGAAACAGGCGTTCGAGGAGGAGATCTGCTCTTTCCTGGCAGATCTTACA TGCCAGGTGGAGGCAATCAAGGACAAGTTCTGCAGGGACAACGAGCAGGCGTCCCGTGAGAAGTGCGAGGCCGCGCTCAGGGACCTCTTCCAGGACTTGGACAGAAAAATCACCGATGGTGTCTACAATGTGCCGGGGGGTCACCAGCTGTTCGAAGGAGACCAGCAGGCGCTGTTGGAGAAATATGGGGAACTGCCTGGCAAGGGGGTGATG GCTGATGCCGTCCTGCAGGAGTTCCTCCAACGCAGAGAGGCTCTGGACAAGAACATCCTCAACATAGACCTCGCCCTGGAAAAGAAGGACAAGGAGCTGAAAG ATGTGCAACAGCAGTATGAGAGAGCTCAGCAGGAGTGGGATGCCCGGTGGAAGCAGGAGGCTGAAGacaagcagaagctgcaggacaAGTTGCACAGCACCGAAGAAGAGGTGGCTCGTCTGAGAAAGAAGCTGGAGGATCAGCCTAAGAAGCGGCGGGAGGAGCACCCGAAGACCAGCAAATGTAAATCGAAG GAAGAGAGCGGCTGTTCCAGTGGTGACTTCGGTGGTAAAGGAG GCCCCTTTGGACCGGGTCCGGGACCCTTTGGTGGTATAGGCGGTGGCTTCGGTGGGAGTGGTGGCCCCTTTGGACGGGGTCCGGGACCCTTTGGTGGTATAGGCGGCGGCTTTGGACAGAACCAGGGATATGGCAATAATACCTTCAACTGGAAGGACTTAGTGGTACCAGTAGCATCATTTTTGGCTTGTGTGGCAATTGCGGTATTACGCATGAAGTTATga
- the LOC134509591 gene encoding guanylate-binding protein 1-like isoform X1 → MSPKVGAALKRPGQLGGGGEVQAQGTGQRRAGARLQQSSCSPGQATKTTRLQWGKRGGRWKVPTVLTVPSCSLLSRLCLPSAMASEIHVPEPVCLIENTRTKGLVVQQEALQVLSGITQPVVVVAITGLYRTGKSYLMNRLACQRKGFSLGSGVQSHTRGIWMWCVPHPCKPGHTLVLLDTEGLGDVEKGDMKNDMWIFVLTVLLSSTLIYNSKGTIDQQAVDQLHYVMKLTEQVKLKAAPEQSEDELEDSENVAPIFPTFVWTVRDFTLQLEVDGKEISEDEYLENALKLKAGSSPETQRYNQPRECICQFFRDRKCFVFYQPAHRRDLVRLEELPDDEIDCEFQQQVEKFCSHIWEKSPPKTIPCGRTITGTLLGKLAESYVETIRSGAVPCLESAVLALAKTVNAAAVKEAVTLYQDLMERRVKLPTETVQELLDLHTQCEQETLELFQKQAFEEEICSFLADLTCQVEAIKDKFCRDNEQASREKCEAALRDLFQDLDRKITDGVYNVPGGHQLFEGDQQALLEKYGELPGKGVMADAVLQEFLQRREALDKNILNIDLALEKKDKELKDVQQQYEKAQQEWDARWKQEAEDKQKLQDKLHSTEEEVARLRKKLEDQPKKRREEHPKTSKRKSKEESGCSNGGFGGSGGPFGRGPGPFGGIGGGFGGSGGPFGPGLGPFGGIGGGFGQNQGYGNNTFNWKELVLPVASLLACVAIAVLRMKL, encoded by the exons ATGTCTCCCAAGGTGGGTGCAGCTCTGAAACGGcccgggcagctgggaggag GAGGGGAGGTgcaggcccagggcacaggacaaaggcgggcaggagccaggctgcagcaaagctcttgcagcccagggcaggcgacGAAGACGACG CGCTTgcaatggggaaaaagaggaggcagGTGGAAGGTCCCCACCGTGTTAACCGTCCCATCTTGTagtctcctctccaggctgtgtTTGCCGTCAGCAATGGCATCTGAAATCCACGTGCCGGAGCCCGTGTGCCTCATTGAGAACACGCGGACGAAGGGGCTGGTGGTCCAGCAGGAGGCCCTGCAGGTGCTGTCAGGGATCACCCAgcccgtggtggtggtggccatcacAGGGCTGTACCGCACTGGCAAGTCCTACCTCATGAACAGGCTGGCTTGTCAGAGGAAAG GTTTCTCCTTGGGCAGTGGTGTGCAGTCCCACACCAGGGGTATCTGGATGTGGTGTGTACCTCACCCGTGCAAGCCTGGACACACTCTGGTGCTGCTGGACACGGAAGGGCTGGGTGATGTGGAGAAG GGTGACATGAAGAACGACATGTGGATCTTTGTGCTGAccgtgctgctctccagcacccTGATCTACAACAGCAAAGGCACCATTGACCAGCAAGCCGTGGACCAGCTGCA CTATGTGATGAAGCTGACTGAGCAGGTCAAGTTGAAAGCAGCACCCGAGCAGAGCGAAGATGAACTGGAGGATTCAGAAAACGTTGCCCCCATCTTCCCGACTTTTGTGTGGACGGTCCGGGACTTCAcactgcagctggaggtggaTGGGAAGGAAATCTCTGAGGACGAATACTTGGAGAATGCACTCAAGTTAAAGGCTG GGAGCAGCCCAGAGACCCAACGCTACAACCAGCCCCGGGAATGCATCTGCCAGTTCTTTCGGGATCGcaagtgctttgttttttacCAGCCGGCCCACAGGAGGGACCTGGTTCGCTTGGAGGAGCTTCCGGACGATGAGATCGATTGTGAATTCCAGCAGCAGGTGGAGAAATTCTGCAGCCACATCTGGGAAAAGTCTCCGCCTAAGACCATCCCTTGCGGCCGCACCATAACAGGGACCC tgctggggaaaCTGGCAGAGAGCTACGTGGAGACCATCCGGAGCGGGGCAGTGCCATGCCTGGAGAGCGCGGTGCTCGCCCTGGCAAAGACTGTAAATGCAGCGGCAGTGAAAGAGGCTGTGACGTTGTACCAGGACCTGATGGAGCGGCGGGTGAAGCTGCCGACGGAGACGGTTCAGGAGCTACTGGATCTGCACACCCAGTGCGAGCAGGAGACGCTGGAGCTGTTCCAGAAACAGGCGTTCGAGGAGGAGATCTGCTCTTTCCTGGCAGATCTTACA TGCCAGGTGGAGGCAATCAAGGACAAGTTCTGCAGGGACAACGAGCAGGCGTCCCGTGAGAAGTGCGAGGCCGCGCTCAGGGACCTCTTCCAGGACTTGGACAGAAAAATCACCGATGGTGTCTACAATGTGCCGGGGGGTCACCAGCTGTTCGAAGGAGACCAGCAGGCGCTGTTGGAGAAATATGGGGAACTGCCTGGCAAGGGGGTGATG GCTGATGCCGTCCTGCAGGAGTTCCTCCAACGCAGAGAGGCTCTGGACAAGAACATCCTCAACATAGACCTCGCCCTGGAAAAGAAGGACAAGGAGCTGAAAG ATGTGCAACAGCAGTATGAGAAGGCTCAGCAGGAGTGGGATGCCCGGTGGAAGCAGGAGGCTGAAGACAAGCAGAAGTTGCAGGACAAGTTGCACAGCACCGAAGAAGAGGTGGCTCGTCTGAGAAAGAAGCTGGAGGATCAGCCTAAGAAGCGGCGGGAGGAGCACCCGAAGACCAGCAAACGTAAATCGAAG GAAGAGAGCGGCTGTTCCAATGGTGGCTTCGGTGGGAGTGGTGGCCCCTTTGGACGGGGTCCGGGACCCTTTGGTGGTATAGGCGGTGGCTTCGGTGGGAGTGGTGGCCCCTTTGGACCGGGTCTGGGACCCTTTGGTGGTATAGGCGGCGGCTTTGGACAGAACCAGGGATATGGCAATAATACTTTCAACTGGAAGGAGTTAGTGTTACCAGTAGCGTCACTTTTGGCTTGTGTGGCAATTGCGGTATTACGCATGAAGTTATga
- the LOC134509591 gene encoding guanylate-binding protein 1-like isoform X2 yields the protein MASEIHVPEPVCLIENTRTKGLVVQQEALQVLSGITQPVVVVAITGLYRTGKSYLMNRLACQRKGFSLGSGVQSHTRGIWMWCVPHPCKPGHTLVLLDTEGLGDVEKGDMKNDMWIFVLTVLLSSTLIYNSKGTIDQQAVDQLHYVMKLTEQVKLKAAPEQSEDELEDSENVAPIFPTFVWTVRDFTLQLEVDGKEISEDEYLENALKLKAGSSPETQRYNQPRECICQFFRDRKCFVFYQPAHRRDLVRLEELPDDEIDCEFQQQVEKFCSHIWEKSPPKTIPCGRTITGTLLGKLAESYVETIRSGAVPCLESAVLALAKTVNAAAVKEAVTLYQDLMERRVKLPTETVQELLDLHTQCEQETLELFQKQAFEEEICSFLADLTCQVEAIKDKFCRDNEQASREKCEAALRDLFQDLDRKITDGVYNVPGGHQLFEGDQQALLEKYGELPGKGVMADAVLQEFLQRREALDKNILNIDLALEKKDKELKDVQQQYEKAQQEWDARWKQEAEDKQKLQDKLHSTEEEVARLRKKLEDQPKKRREEHPKTSKRKSKEESGCSNGGFGGSGGPFGRGPGPFGGIGGGFGGSGGPFGPGLGPFGGIGGGFGQNQGYGNNTFNWKELVLPVASLLACVAIAVLRMKL from the exons ATGGCATCTGAAATCCACGTGCCGGAGCCCGTGTGCCTCATTGAGAACACGCGGACGAAGGGGCTGGTGGTCCAGCAGGAGGCCCTGCAGGTGCTGTCAGGGATCACCCAgcccgtggtggtggtggccatcacAGGGCTGTACCGCACTGGCAAGTCCTACCTCATGAACAGGCTGGCTTGTCAGAGGAAAG GTTTCTCCTTGGGCAGTGGTGTGCAGTCCCACACCAGGGGTATCTGGATGTGGTGTGTACCTCACCCGTGCAAGCCTGGACACACTCTGGTGCTGCTGGACACGGAAGGGCTGGGTGATGTGGAGAAG GGTGACATGAAGAACGACATGTGGATCTTTGTGCTGAccgtgctgctctccagcacccTGATCTACAACAGCAAAGGCACCATTGACCAGCAAGCCGTGGACCAGCTGCA CTATGTGATGAAGCTGACTGAGCAGGTCAAGTTGAAAGCAGCACCCGAGCAGAGCGAAGATGAACTGGAGGATTCAGAAAACGTTGCCCCCATCTTCCCGACTTTTGTGTGGACGGTCCGGGACTTCAcactgcagctggaggtggaTGGGAAGGAAATCTCTGAGGACGAATACTTGGAGAATGCACTCAAGTTAAAGGCTG GGAGCAGCCCAGAGACCCAACGCTACAACCAGCCCCGGGAATGCATCTGCCAGTTCTTTCGGGATCGcaagtgctttgttttttacCAGCCGGCCCACAGGAGGGACCTGGTTCGCTTGGAGGAGCTTCCGGACGATGAGATCGATTGTGAATTCCAGCAGCAGGTGGAGAAATTCTGCAGCCACATCTGGGAAAAGTCTCCGCCTAAGACCATCCCTTGCGGCCGCACCATAACAGGGACCC tgctggggaaaCTGGCAGAGAGCTACGTGGAGACCATCCGGAGCGGGGCAGTGCCATGCCTGGAGAGCGCGGTGCTCGCCCTGGCAAAGACTGTAAATGCAGCGGCAGTGAAAGAGGCTGTGACGTTGTACCAGGACCTGATGGAGCGGCGGGTGAAGCTGCCGACGGAGACGGTTCAGGAGCTACTGGATCTGCACACCCAGTGCGAGCAGGAGACGCTGGAGCTGTTCCAGAAACAGGCGTTCGAGGAGGAGATCTGCTCTTTCCTGGCAGATCTTACA TGCCAGGTGGAGGCAATCAAGGACAAGTTCTGCAGGGACAACGAGCAGGCGTCCCGTGAGAAGTGCGAGGCCGCGCTCAGGGACCTCTTCCAGGACTTGGACAGAAAAATCACCGATGGTGTCTACAATGTGCCGGGGGGTCACCAGCTGTTCGAAGGAGACCAGCAGGCGCTGTTGGAGAAATATGGGGAACTGCCTGGCAAGGGGGTGATG GCTGATGCCGTCCTGCAGGAGTTCCTCCAACGCAGAGAGGCTCTGGACAAGAACATCCTCAACATAGACCTCGCCCTGGAAAAGAAGGACAAGGAGCTGAAAG ATGTGCAACAGCAGTATGAGAAGGCTCAGCAGGAGTGGGATGCCCGGTGGAAGCAGGAGGCTGAAGACAAGCAGAAGTTGCAGGACAAGTTGCACAGCACCGAAGAAGAGGTGGCTCGTCTGAGAAAGAAGCTGGAGGATCAGCCTAAGAAGCGGCGGGAGGAGCACCCGAAGACCAGCAAACGTAAATCGAAG GAAGAGAGCGGCTGTTCCAATGGTGGCTTCGGTGGGAGTGGTGGCCCCTTTGGACGGGGTCCGGGACCCTTTGGTGGTATAGGCGGTGGCTTCGGTGGGAGTGGTGGCCCCTTTGGACCGGGTCTGGGACCCTTTGGTGGTATAGGCGGCGGCTTTGGACAGAACCAGGGATATGGCAATAATACTTTCAACTGGAAGGAGTTAGTGTTACCAGTAGCGTCACTTTTGGCTTGTGTGGCAATTGCGGTATTACGCATGAAGTTATga
- the LOC134509594 gene encoding guanylate-binding protein 1-like isoform X2, whose amino-acid sequence MSSEIHMSEPVCLIENTRTKGLVVQQEALQVLSGITQPVVVVAITGLYRTGKSYLMNRLACQRKGFSLGSGVQSHTRGIWMWCVPHPCKPGHTLVLLDTEGLGDVEKGDMKNDMWIFVLTVLLSSTLIYNSKGTIDQQAVDQLHYVMKLTEQVKLKAAPEQSEDELEDSENVAPIFPTFVWTVRDFTLQLEVDGKEISEDEYLENALKLKAGSSPETQRYNQPRECICRFFRDRKCFVFYQPAHRRDLVRLEELPDDEIDCEFQQQVEKFCSHIWEKSPPKTIPCGRTITGTLLGKLAESYVETIRSGAVPCLESAVLALAKTVNAAAVKEAVTLYQDLMERRVKLPTETVQELLDLHTQCEQETLELFQKQAFEEEICSFLADLTCQVEAIKDKFCRDNEQASREKCEAALRDLFQDLDRKITDGVYNVPGGHQLFEGDQQALLEKYGELPGKGVMADAVLQEFLQRREALDKNILNIDLALEKKDKELKDVQQQYERAQQEWDARWKQEAEDKQKLQDKLHSTEEEVARLRKKLEDQPKKRREEHPKTSKCKSKEESGCSSGDFGGKGGPFGPGPGPFADKGGPFGPGPGPFGGIGGGFGGSGGPFGRGPGPFGGIGGGFGQNQGYGNNTFNWKDLVVPVASFLACVAIAVLRMKL is encoded by the exons ATGTCATCTGAAATCCACATGTCGGAGCCCGTGTGCCTCATTGAGAACACGCGGACGAAGGGGCTGGTGGTCCAGCAGGAGGCCCTGCAGGTGCTGTCAGGGATCACCCAgcccgtggtggtggtggccatcacAGGGCTGTACCGCACTGGCAAGTCCTACCTCATGAACAGGCTGGCTTGTCAGAGGAAAG GTTTCTCCTTGGGCAGTGGTGTGCAGTCCCACACCAGAGGTATCTGGATGTGGTGTGTACCTCACCCGTGCAAGCCTGGACACACTCTGGTGCTGCTGGACACGGAAGGGCTGGGTGATGTGGAGAAG GGTGACATGAAGAACGACATGTGGATCTTTGTGCTAAcggtgctgctctccagcacccTGATCTACAACAGCAAAGGCACCATTGACCAGCAAGCCGTGGACCAGCTGCA CTATGTGATGAAGCTGACTGAGCAGGTCAAGTTGAAAGCAGCACCCGAGCAGAGCGAAGATGAACTGGAGGATTCAGAAAACGTTGCCCCCATCTTCCCGACTTTTGTGTGGACGGTCCGGGACTTCAcactgcagctggaggtggaTGGGAAGGAAATCTCTGAGGACGAATACTTGGAGAATGCACTCAAGTTAAAGGCTG GGAGCAGCCCAGAGACCCAACGCTACAACCAGCCCCGGGAATGCATCTGCCGGTTCTTTCGGGATCGcaagtgctttgttttttacCAGCCGGCCCACAGGAGGGACCTGGTTCGCTTGGAGGAGCTTCCGGACGATGAGATCGATTGTGAATTCCAGCAGCAGGTGGAGAAATTCTGCAGCCACATCTGGGAAAAGTCTCCGCCTAAGACCATCCCTTGCGGCCGCACCATAACAGGGACCC tgctggggaaaCTGGCAGAGAGCTACGTGGAGACCATCCGGAGCGGGGCAGTGCCGTGCCTGGAGAGCGCGGTGCTCGCCCTGGCAAAGACTGTAAATGCAGCGGCAGTGAAAGAGGCTGTGACGTTGTACCAGGACCTGATGGAGCGGCGGGTGAAGCTGCCGACGGAGACGGTTCAGGAGCTACTGGATCTGCACACCCAGTGCGAGCAGGAGACGCTGGAGCTGTTCCAGAAACAGGCGTTCGAGGAGGAGATCTGCTCTTTCCTGGCAGATCTTACA TGCCAGGTGGAGGCAATCAAGGACAAGTTCTGCAGGGACAACGAGCAGGCGTCCCGTGAGAAGTGCGAGGCCGCGCTCAGGGACCTCTTCCAGGACTTGGACAGAAAAATCACCGATGGTGTCTACAATGTGCCGGGGGGTCACCAGCTGTTCGAAGGAGACCAGCAGGCGCTGTTGGAGAAATATGGGGAACTGCCTGGCAAGGGGGTGATG GCTGATGCCGTCCTGCAGGAGTTCCTCCAACGCAGAGAGGCTCTGGACAAGAACATCCTCAACATAGACCTCGCCCTGGAAAAGAAGGACAAGGAGCTGAAAG ATGTGCAACAGCAGTATGAGAGAGCTCAGCAGGAGTGGGATGCCCGGTGGAAGCAGGAGGCTGAAGacaagcagaagctgcaggacaAGTTGCACAGCACCGAAGAAGAGGTGGCTCGTCTGAGAAAGAAGCTGGAGGATCAGCCTAAGAAGCGGCGGGAGGAGCACCCGAAGACCAGCAAATGTAAATCGAAG GAAGAGAGCGGCTGTTCCAGTGGTGACTTCGGTGGTAAAGGAG GCCCTTTTGGACCGGGTCCGGGACCCTTTGCTGATAAAGGAGGCCCCTTTGGACCGGGTCCGGGACCCTTTGGTGGTATAGGCGGTGGCTTCGGTGGGAGTGGTGGCCCCTTTGGACGGGGTCCGGGACCCTTTGGTGGTATAGGCGGCGGCTTTGGACAGAACCAGGGATATGGCAATAATACCTTCAACTGGAAGGACTTAGTGGTACCAGTAGCATCATTTTTGGCTTGTGTGGCAATTGCGGTATTACGCATGAAGTTATga